The DNA segment CGGAGTTCCCGGATGGCGGCTGGGTCCGGGTCTCCGGAACCATCACCTTCCCGAAGGGCAAAGCGGGCGTCCAACCGGTGCTGGAGGTGGAGCAGTCGCTCGCCGCGGAGGAGCCTTACGAGGAGAGCTTCATGCGGAACTGACCATCGTCAGCCCCGTCGTCATTCCGTTTTCTTTTTCAGCATCCCGGGGGAGTTCCATTTGAAGACATGGTAGGTCGCGGGTGTTTCACCCGCATTCCGGATGGTGTGCATTTCGTTCGCGGCCTGGAAGATGACCGATCCCGGTCCTAGCTTCTTCCATTCCCCCGCGACCAGGGCTTCGACGGTGCCCTCTTTCACGATCAGGATCTCCTCGTCCGGATGCTGGTGCGGAGGATGGGAGGTCACTCCGGGTTTGAGCGTGGTCACATGGCACTCCAGTTCGTCCAGGGTGGCCGTGGGGGCTTGGAAGACCTTCCTCGTCTCACCCTTTGCGCTGGCTTTCACCGGCAGGTCATTCCATTCGAGCGCCACCGATCTCATCACCGCCGGGGCAGGATCGCCCTGGGTGGCGGCGAACAAGGCGGAGGCGGTGCCAAAGGCGGCCACGAATACGAACACGTCGCGGGTTTTGATCATGGGGCCATATACAGGATCCCCGGCCGGCCGTCAGCAGCAAGAATCGCGGCCGCGTTTCCTCACCATGAGTCCAGATTTCTGGATGCGGTGGACTTTTCCTTCACGCCTGCGGTCACCGTCATCGTTCCGGTCGATCCCGCATCGGTTTTCGTCGTGATGACGATTCGTTTGAGGCCGGGGTTCGCCTCGTCGTAGTCATTCACCGGTTTGGAAAGATCCTGCACCCCGATGGTGAACGGGCTGCTAGCCTCCACTTCCAGGCGGAGCGACTTGCCGCCGGACTCCAGCACGGCGCCCGACTGGTCTGCGGCGACCTTCGCCCTCGTCAGCCACTGGAATGCCATCGAAACGGGTTTTTCCTCTGTCTGCCATTCATCCCGGATGACCACGCCGCCGTCCGCCAGCATCCGCAGCCCGCGTTGGGAGGATTTCACCGCTCCGCCATGGAGGGCGGTCAGATCCAGCACCATCAGACGTTTCTCCGCGCTGGACTTCACCACCACGGCGGAGCCTTCCACCCGTTGGTCCGCGCCGTCGAAGCGGGGGATGTTGTGGGCTTCGGAACCCAGGCGGAACACTTTCCAGCGCGGGCTGTCCTGCTTCTGGTTCCACAGGTCGATCCCGCGGGACTCCAGCGTGTTGTAGGACTGCAGCCCGGGGTCCTCCGCCCAGCGGATGCCGTCCCTTTCAAAAACGAAGGATCCCACGTCCATATGGCCGTGGGAGATGTCGGGCCTGCCTCCCTTGAACGCCACAAAGGCGGCGTTGCGGTCGCCCCAGCGTTCACGGAAAACCGCGAGCGGCACCTTTCCGTCACCCGTCCAGGAGGTGGGCGGGTTTTCTTCCGTTCCCGCCTCCTTGCCATCCCACCAGACCAGAGCCAGCGCCATCAGCCGGTCCAGCTTCCGCGGTTTCGCCTTTAGATCCTGCACCAGCGCCAGGTCCGCTTCCAGCAGTCCGGGGCGTTTCAGCTCCCTGGCGAACCAGAACAGCGGTGTCTCGAATCCACGCGTCTGCACGTTGTCGGAAAAATTGTAATACCTCCCCGCGGGGGAGTGCATCTGGACGATGAAGTCCGCGGTCTTCAGGAACCCGGGGAACTTCTCCAGTCCGAAGGTATCCCCAAGGGCGGTTTTCAGCGCATCCACCAGCGCGACGTGGAATCCGGTGCCGTACGCCCAGTAGCCGGGACCTTCAGGGTAGATCCCGTCCGGCGCGTAGGCCTTCGCCGAATGCTTCAGGTTCTCGATCGCCCGGTCCACCATCCGCGCGGCCAGCTCCGGGTTGCGCTCCGCCACCGCCAGCGCGCCGATGGTCATGCCGGAGTGGCACACCTGGTTCCAGTTGTTCGTGCCGGCCACCCAGAAGGGTGGCTTGCCGCTGCGGGATGCCAGCGAGGCCTCCAGGCCCTTCCCGATGATCGCGCCCGAGATCAGATCCCGGTCCTCCGGCGTGAGGTCGTCATACAGCCAGTCGTAGCCGATCCCCATGGCGAAGGTCGCCTCCGCCACATCGAGGAAATGCGGCTGGTTCCAGTCCGTGAACCCCGCCAGCGCCCGCATCTCCGTGATCGCCCGCCGCTTGTATTCCGCATTTCCCTCCAGCCTCCCCACCATCGCGGAGATGGTGATGCACTCCAGCGCCTGGCGGGAGACGGGAAGCAACCGCCTCCCTGTCAGCACCCGCTCCACCGGCTCCTGTTTCAGCAGGGCATCCGCGCGGGCTTTCAGGAGCAGGAAGAAATCGCGCGCCGGTCCTTCGTCCGCCACCTGTCTCTTGATCTCATCGAAGCGGGCTGCGTTCGCGAACAAGCGCGGATGAGGTGGCAGCTTGTCGAGGGAAATACCTCCCATCGCACACCCGGCGAGGAGGAAAAGCAGCAGGAACAGACGGCGCATCATTCCTGATGACTACGCTCGCCGGCGGGGGAGTCTTGCTCCAGCCGGTAGCCGGTTCCCCGCACCGTGACCAGGTGCACCGGGTTGGCGGGATCCTGCTCCAGTTTCGCCCGCAGGGCGGAAATGAAGTTGTCCACCGTGCGGGTGCTCGGAAACGCGTTGTAGCCCCACACCACATCCAGGAACTTCTCCCGGCTGACGGTTTCCCCCGCGTATGCGGCCAGCAACCTCAGCATGCCGGCTTCCTTTTCGGACAGCGGGTGGACCCGATCTCCCTGTGAAATGGATGATTTCCGGAAGTCGATCACGGTGGTCCCGAGTTCCAGCACCTCCGGCACCGCCTGGTCCCGCTCCCGGCGGCGCAGCAGGGCACGCACCCGCGCGAGCAGCTCCCGCAGGCTGAACGGCTTCACCAGATAATCGTCAGCGCCGCTGTCCAGGCCATCCACCCGGTCGTCGATCTGGCCTTTCGCGGTCAGCATCAGCACCGGCATCCCGCGTCCGCGTTTCCTCAGCTCACGGCAGACCGCATAGCCGTCCAGGCCCGGCATCATCACGTCCAGCAGCACCAGATCGAACGTCTCCATACAGGCGGTTTCCAATCCGGAGATGCCGTCACCAGCCGCCTTCACGCGGTAGCCCTCCGCGGCCAGTGTTTCCACCAGCGCGGTGCGCATGGGCAGTTCGTCTTCGATGACCAGCAGTCTCATGGATGGGTGGAGGGAAGGTGGAGGATGAAGGTGCTGCCGTTGCCCGGTGCGCTTTCCAGCGTCACCCGGCCCTGGTGCGCCTCCGCGATGGCTTTCACCAGGCTGAGGCCGATGCCGGTGCCCTGGGTCTCGCGCCGCAACTCACCACCCAGACGATGGAATTTTTCAAAGATGCGCAGATGCTCGCTTTTCGGGATGCCCGGGCCGTTGTCGGAAATGCAGATCCGGCAACCTGCCTCACCCGCCGAAAGCGTCACCGTGATGGTCGAGGCCGCAGGGGAGAACTTGATCGCGTTGTCGATCAGGTTCACCAGCGCCTGTTGGAGCGCCCCGGCATCCGCCCGCATCGAGAGCTCCTCTGCAGGGACGTTGGTCCGCAGGGTGATGTCCTTTTCCGCCGCGAGCGGCTGCATCAGGGAGACCGTCTCCCGCACCAGTCCGGTGAGATCGGATTCCCCGAACCGCCATTCCTTCCGGTTCTGCTCGATGCGGGCGAAGTCGAGGACGTTCTCGATGAGGGTGGAAAGCCGCGCGCCTTCCTTCGAGATCAGCCGGTGGAACTCCTTCGCCGTCTCGCCGTTGATTTTTCCCTGTTCCAGTGCGTCCGCCATCAGGCGGATCGACGCGATGGGTGCGCGCAGTTCGTGCGAAACACTGGCGACGAAATCACTCTTCAGCGCGTTGAGCCTCCGCTCGCGGCTGAACGCCCGGGAGATGAGGAACAGCCCGCCGGCCGACGAGGCCACCGCGCACAGCAACAAGGCTGTGATCCACTGTGACTGCCTCCGTGCCGCCGACAGGATCAATTCGGGCTTCGCCGCGCTGACACGGATGCGCAGTCGTCCGTCGAACGGGACCGGCTTTTCAGCCATCACTTCCTGCGCTTTTCCGCCGCTGGACTCGACGGGATTGAGGAAATTGATCACCTGCCGGTCATTGACGATCAACTCCACTACCGCCCATGGGATCGACCGGTAGGCTCCCGGATTTCCTCTCGATTTCGCGGCAGTCTCAAGATTCTGGCGGTGGACATAGTGGATTTCATCTCCCACCACCCTTATCCATACAATAGGAGCCTCATCCGGAGTGAAATCCAGGTAGTGGCCGACGGATTCCGGCTCAATGGACCTGGCCGCGAAGCGTGCCGCTTCATCCTTCGTCCATTGGTTCATAGCGGCTGAATCGACCGCATCCGGTTGGATTTTACTGATTTCGGAAAGGGCTCGTCCGGTGATGACGGATGGTTCTCCAAGTGCCCTGGCCGCTGCGATGCGACCGTCCTCCAGAGATTCCGTTTTGCCGAACAGGCGCAGGGCGGCGATGACCTTCACCGGCAGTCCACTGTCCGTCAGTGCCGGTCCGGCGGCATCTCTCAGCCGACGCAACTCCTCAAGGTCATCCGTGTCGGGAAATGGACCGCCGTCTCCGGGCAATGGAGGATCGGGGTAGATGGCGGCAACGGTGACTGACTGTTCCAGGGCGCGCGAGGTGTTCGCCGCCGCATCTGTGGCAAAGCGATCCGCGTCCTCTTTCGCCGCCGCCCATGCGCCCTGGACCTGAGCACGGTTGCCCAGCCAGGCAACCACCGCCAGCGCCAGAAGGGGAGCTACCACAACCCCCGCAAGCAGCGGAAATGAAGCTGTCCTCTTCATCGGCGGAGATTGCTACCGGAGGGGGCGACGACGCGGGGACGTGGCACTTTCGGGGCTTCGGTGCCATCATTGGGTGGTGTGAGATCCAGGGGCACCCAATTGATCTGGTCGCCGTCGCGCACGAACTGCCGGCCCGCTTCGGTGCTCCGGTAGCTGGTCTGGCCCCGGACCAGTTGGTCCGCCGCCTTGCGGTCCGCCCACAGCATGTCATGGACGCGGGTGGTGGACACGGCCTCTGTGTCATCGGTCCTCAGGAAGGGGAATTTTCCTCCGCCCACCGCTTCGAATGCAAGGGGGCGGTAGCGGATTTCCTTCAACCTCACCTCTTCGCTGGCACTCCGGAACTGGACGCGGCAATCGAGTACTTTGGCGAAGAACGAGGCTTCCTCCTCAGACAGGCCGGTCCATCTACCGTCCACATCTCCTTTGAGCGGCACTTCGAGGATGTCACCTCCCTGCAGGGGGATATCCTTGGCCCTCGCCTGTTCCGGGGAATCGGATGCGGGCGATGCGGCGATGATCGAGGCGAGATCCACCTTGAGGATCTCCTCGCCGCCATCCTGGTTCAACCTGCGGATTCTCAGGTTGGCGAAGTCCGGATGGTTCCAGATGACGACCAGTTCCCTGAACACCCTGTGTTTGTCCAGAGCGGTCAGTATTTTTCCGGGTGTGGTGCCTTGGGTCACCGCCTCCCGCGAAGACAGCACGTCCGCCAGCACCTCGACCAAGGTGGGTGCGGGGAGGGTCGTTCCGTTCGTCTCCAGATGGTGGAATTTCCTGGCCGGGAGGCCCGGGGCCTCGATGCGGATCATGGAACGCCGCTGCTTCACCACATCCCCCGCAGCCTTCGTTTCCTCCGCGCTCTTCTCCCGCGGGATGAGCTTCACGACATCTCCAGGCTGGAGGAAGAAAGGCTTCACCGGTTCCGGTGGCTTCGCCGGTCCGGTCGAGATCCGGATCCGCATCCCGCTGAGGTCGAGATCGATGTCGGGCCAGCCCTTGCGGCTGATGATCGCATTGTTCCAGATGCCCCAGGTTACGGGCCCATCTTTCAGGAACAACGAGATGTCCCGTAGTTCGCCCCATGGGAGTTCCTTCTTGGTCGGATCGAAAGCCAGCAGATCCCCTCTGATCTGATAGGTCTCCATGGCATCGCCGATCCCGATGCTGACGGGAAAGGAAATCCTGCGCCGCAAATGCCACTGGAGGTCGTCGGGAAATCCGCTGTTGAAGGAGGTGCCACGCGATGCTTCCGGAGACGTGGTGTGGGAGAGTTCGACCACATCGCCCCACTGGAGTGCCGGAAACGGGGCCTCCTGATCCAGCGTGCCCTTCGCGACCTGCTCCACGGTGCCCTCCGCGTTCTTTCTCCAGATCGTGAACGAAGAGGGTGCGATGGAGATGCCCAAGCCCTGCTGCAGCATCAGCAGTTCAAGGGGCGACTCGGGATCCAGAAGCAGCCGTGCCAGGTCCATCGGCGGGGAATCTCCTTTCGTTTGGAGAATGGTGTGACCTCTGGGCGTAAAGGGTGCCAACAGGATCACCGCAGGCTTGTCCGCCAGCATCGGTATGATGAACCGGCGCGTGATGGCCAGGCGCATTTCCGGAGTGGAACCCCGCGGCGTTTCCGAGGCGGAAGGTTCGCCCGCAAGTCCCTTCAGCCACTCCTCATCCGGCTTTGCCCCGCCATCCAGCAGTGTGCGGAACACCTCCATCCTCGGCCACGACGATGAACTTTCGGAGATATCCGCGCCTGCGGCGATCCGCAGCGCGGAGTAGGCTCCCACCCGGTAGGAGCCGGCGTGATCCGCGGGTACATTCGGCGGGACCATCCGCCCGGTGAACATCACGTTGGGATCCGCTCCATGGTCCAGCAGCGCCTTGATCAGGGCAGGGTTCCATTTCTTCGTGGCGAGGATGATCAGGGGCAACCCTTCGGGGGTGGTCGCATTGGGATCCGCTCCCTTGCCGGTGAGCCAGCCCACCGCCTTGGTGGCTTCCCAGTTCACTGCCTTGATGAGCAACGGAGTGGGATCCGGCTCCGTGACTTTCGGAAGCATCATCTCCAGCAGATCCGTGTTGCCCCGGCCTGCGGCCACCATCAGCGGGGTATCGCCTGGTTCAACCTGGAAGGCTGCCTGGGAATAAGGTGCGCTGGAGCTTTTCCACTTCACCTTGGCAAGCACTGACGGGTTGGCCCCCATCGTGAGCAGCCGCTCCGCAAGCTTCGCGTTCTCGAAAAACACGGCCATGTGGAGAGCATTCACACTTTCTTCGGGGATGACCGTGTTCACATCCGCTCCGGAATCCAACAGCAGATCAACCGTTGGTTGGTAGCCCCGGCGGATGGCCATCAGCAACGGTGGGCCGCCCCTTGGCAGCGGCTTGTTCACGTCCAGGCCGCTCTTGAGCAACAGTTCGATGATCTTCGGCCGACAGGTGTCGATGGCTAGGAACATCGGCGTCAGGTGGCCGCTTCCTTCCACGCTGGCCCCGGCTTTGACCAGCGCCTCCGCCATGGCCAGGTTGCCGTTGGAGGCGGCCATCCCCAGCGGGGTGGTGGGGCCGGTTTCTCCTTCGCCCGTCACGTTCGGATTCGCCCCGCGTTCGAGGAGA comes from the Luteolibacter sp. SL250 genome and includes:
- a CDS encoding cupin domain-containing protein → MIKTRDVFVFVAAFGTASALFAATQGDPAPAVMRSVALEWNDLPVKASAKGETRKVFQAPTATLDELECHVTTLKPGVTSHPPHQHPDEEILIVKEGTVEALVAGEWKKLGPGSVIFQAANEMHTIRNAGETPATYHVFKWNSPGMLKKKTE
- a CDS encoding heparinase II/III family protein: MMRRLFLLLFLLAGCAMGGISLDKLPPHPRLFANAARFDEIKRQVADEGPARDFFLLLKARADALLKQEPVERVLTGRRLLPVSRQALECITISAMVGRLEGNAEYKRRAITEMRALAGFTDWNQPHFLDVAEATFAMGIGYDWLYDDLTPEDRDLISGAIIGKGLEASLASRSGKPPFWVAGTNNWNQVCHSGMTIGALAVAERNPELAARMVDRAIENLKHSAKAYAPDGIYPEGPGYWAYGTGFHVALVDALKTALGDTFGLEKFPGFLKTADFIVQMHSPAGRYYNFSDNVQTRGFETPLFWFARELKRPGLLEADLALVQDLKAKPRKLDRLMALALVWWDGKEAGTEENPPTSWTGDGKVPLAVFRERWGDRNAAFVAFKGGRPDISHGHMDVGSFVFERDGIRWAEDPGLQSYNTLESRGIDLWNQKQDSPRWKVFRLGSEAHNIPRFDGADQRVEGSAVVVKSSAEKRLMVLDLTALHGGAVKSSQRGLRMLADGGVVIRDEWQTEEKPVSMAFQWLTRAKVAADQSGAVLESGGKSLRLEVEASSPFTIGVQDLSKPVNDYDEANPGLKRIVITTKTDAGSTGTMTVTAGVKEKSTASRNLDSW
- a CDS encoding response regulator transcription factor, yielding MRLLVIEDELPMRTALVETLAAEGYRVKAAGDGISGLETACMETFDLVLLDVMMPGLDGYAVCRELRKRGRGMPVLMLTAKGQIDDRVDGLDSGADDYLVKPFSLRELLARVRALLRRRERDQAVPEVLELGTTVIDFRKSSISQGDRVHPLSEKEAGMLRLLAAYAGETVSREKFLDVVWGYNAFPSTRTVDNFISALRAKLEQDPANPVHLVTVRGTGYRLEQDSPAGERSHQE
- a CDS encoding HAMP domain-containing sensor histidine kinase, with amino-acid sequence MKRTASFPLLAGVVVAPLLALAVVAWLGNRAQVQGAWAAAKEDADRFATDAAANTSRALEQSVTVAAIYPDPPLPGDGGPFPDTDDLEELRRLRDAAGPALTDSGLPVKVIAALRLFGKTESLEDGRIAAARALGEPSVITGRALSEISKIQPDAVDSAAMNQWTKDEAARFAARSIEPESVGHYLDFTPDEAPIVWIRVVGDEIHYVHRQNLETAAKSRGNPGAYRSIPWAVVELIVNDRQVINFLNPVESSGGKAQEVMAEKPVPFDGRLRIRVSAAKPELILSAARRQSQWITALLLCAVASSAGGLFLISRAFSRERRLNALKSDFVASVSHELRAPIASIRLMADALEQGKINGETAKEFHRLISKEGARLSTLIENVLDFARIEQNRKEWRFGESDLTGLVRETVSLMQPLAAEKDITLRTNVPAEELSMRADAGALQQALVNLIDNAIKFSPAASTITVTLSAGEAGCRICISDNGPGIPKSEHLRIFEKFHRLGGELRRETQGTGIGLSLVKAIAEAHQGRVTLESAPGNGSTFILHLPSTHP
- a CDS encoding ankyrin repeat domain-containing protein; the encoded protein is MKPNLILTVTFLSLISIRGSAETPVNELMRDALYAEEVTRDADTAARQYSEILSRYEAQRNFAATALFRLAELKRKQGRKDEAVSLFQKLLKEFPEGDQTVPARNSLAALGGKLPEIGNMPDDEESRELARIKVLEKTSPDIANGSSLLTAAARANQLRVVTYLLERGANPNVTGEGETGPTTPLGMAASNGNLAMAEALVKAGASVEGSGHLTPMFLAIDTCRPKIIELLLKSGLDVNKPLPRGGPPLLMAIRRGYQPTVDLLLDSGADVNTVIPEESVNALHMAVFFENAKLAERLLTMGANPSVLAKVKWKSSSAPYSQAAFQVEPGDTPLMVAAGRGNTDLLEMMLPKVTEPDPTPLLIKAVNWEATKAVGWLTGKGADPNATTPEGLPLIILATKKWNPALIKALLDHGADPNVMFTGRMVPPNVPADHAGSYRVGAYSALRIAAGADISESSSSWPRMEVFRTLLDGGAKPDEEWLKGLAGEPSASETPRGSTPEMRLAITRRFIIPMLADKPAVILLAPFTPRGHTILQTKGDSPPMDLARLLLDPESPLELLMLQQGLGISIAPSSFTIWRKNAEGTVEQVAKGTLDQEAPFPALQWGDVVELSHTTSPEASRGTSFNSGFPDDLQWHLRRRISFPVSIGIGDAMETYQIRGDLLAFDPTKKELPWGELRDISLFLKDGPVTWGIWNNAIISRKGWPDIDLDLSGMRIRISTGPAKPPEPVKPFFLQPGDVVKLIPREKSAEETKAAGDVVKQRRSMIRIEAPGLPARKFHHLETNGTTLPAPTLVEVLADVLSSREAVTQGTTPGKILTALDKHRVFRELVVIWNHPDFANLRIRRLNQDGGEEILKVDLASIIAASPASDSPEQARAKDIPLQGGDILEVPLKGDVDGRWTGLSEEEASFFAKVLDCRVQFRSASEEVRLKEIRYRPLAFEAVGGGKFPFLRTDDTEAVSTTRVHDMLWADRKAADQLVRGQTSYRSTEAGRQFVRDGDQINWVPLDLTPPNDGTEAPKVPRPRVVAPSGSNLRR